AGGTTAATAGCTCAGGTCGTTGCTAATTGGACCGGTATTCCTGTTCAAAAGATGTTAGAAGGAGAAGCTGATAAGCTTCTTGTTTTAGAGGAGTCTATAGAGGAAAGAGTGGTTGGTCAGCCTATGGCTGTTGCTGCTGTGAGTGATTCTATTCGAGCTGCTCGAGTGGGATTAAGTGATCCTCAAAGGCCTCTAGGGGTATTCCTATTCTTAGGGCCCACAGGTGTAGGTAAGACAGAATTAGCAAAAGCGTTGGCATACCTCTTATTCAATAGAGAGGATGCAATGGTTAGGTTCAACATGTCAGAATATATGGAAAAACACTCCGTTTCTAAGTTTATAGGAGCAGCTCCCGGGTACGTAGGATATGAAGAAGGAGGAAGTTTATCCGAGGCTTTGAGACGAAGGCCTTATTCTGTGGTGCTGTTTGATGAGATAGAAAAAGCTGATAAGGAAGTGTTTAATATATTGCTTCAGGTTTTTGATGATGGAGAATTAACGGATAACAAGAAGCGAAAAGTGAATTGTCGTAATGCGCTGTTCATCATGACATCCAATATTGGTTCTCAAGAATTGGCTGACTACTGCAACAAAAAAGGTCATGAAGTAAGCAAGGAGAAAATACTCTCTATAGTTTCGCCTATCCTTAGAAAATACTTCAATCCCGAATTTATCAATAGAATAGATGAAATCCTTCCTTTTACGCCTTTGAGCAAAGAGGACTTAGTAAAAATAGTGTCTATTCAAATGAAAAGAGTTTCTCAAAGGATGGCTGAAAGACATGTTAAGTTAGTGTGGGATGATTCTTTAATCTTGTATCTCAGCGAGCAAGGATATGATTACTCTTTCGGAGCTCGTCCTTTGAAACGTTTAATTCAACAGAAAGTAGTGACGATGCTTTCCAAAGCCTTTCTTAAGGGGGATATCAAGCCTAATACAACTATTAAGTTGTTTGTTTCTAGTGATATTGTTCTTTTTAAGCAATGTGTGGATGAGGAGTAGCACATAGTATTTAAGATCAGGAGATAAAAACTTTTCGAAAGTAGAACTTTACAACAGCCTCTCAAAGAAGGCTATTGCAAAAGAATTTTTATCAAAGAGTGGATAAGACTAGAGGTTGGGTGGTAAGAGTAATAAAAGGGCCTATGGAAAAGAGGGGGATGTTTTTTGTTCTATTGGTTTGCTTTACTTTTTTTTATCAAACTATAGAAGGGCATGTAGATTCTTCTCCAGCTGATTGGTTGCCTTTAAATGGAGGGCAGAAAATCTGGAGCTTAAACCCCAGCTCTTTAGAGGCTCACTGCGTTTATCAAACTCTTCATCAAGATAAGGAAAGCGCAAATTGGATTCAGTATTTAACGGGATGTCCTAAGGAGCTTGTCTTTTCTCTGGCTAGTTTGGTTACGCAGGTCGGTCTAAGAAAGGATGATAATTTTTTTATTGAGAAAGAAAGAAATCAAGAAGTTGTTCGTTGGTTGCGGCACCAATTTTCTGAATCTCTACGAGATGAATTAGATTTGGGTAGGGAATTAATTTTTAATGAATTTGGATCGGATCCCAACGTTGAAGAAAAAATTATCCAGTATGCAACATTTTTAGATGTTCTATCTTTACGTGCTCGAGCAATCTATGTTTTGAGAAAAGGAGAGCGCTCGCTTAGTAAAGAGGAGCAAGATCTCTCTTTAATTTCAGCTATAAATACATTGTTGTTTGAAGAAATAGGGATACGTTACCCATCAAAAAGAGAAATGTTTGAAGAGAAATTTTCTCTTCTATCGTCTGTTGTGAATGGTAAATTTGGTGTTTGTTTAGGCGTTTCTTCTTTGTATCTGTGTATAGCTCAGAGATTGAGGATCCCTTTAGAAATTGTCACACCACCAGGGCATATATATTTGAGATACTTGAAAGGTTCTGGAGAATACTTGAATATTGAAACTACGGCAGGTGGGTGTCATTATGAAACAGAGCGTTATGAAGGAGTAGATGTTAAAAATCTGATCCAGAGGTCTTTGAGAGAGGTGATAGGTTTAACTTTTATGAATCAGGGCTCATTTTTTTTATATGCGAAAGATTATACTCGGGCAGCATTTTTCTATAGGAAGGCCTCGTCTATCCTTGGGGACTCTTTACTAAAAGAGTTGTTAGCTGTTGCGCTTATTTTGTCTGGGAACGAAACTGAGGGAGAGCAGCTTTTAAAGCAGTTAAAAGATGATAAAACACAAGCAGGTTCTATAACGGCTCAGTACTTGAATGGAAGGATAAATAAGGATGCTTTAGAGACCGTTTTTTCTGAGCCTAAAGATAACTATGAAGATCTAACCAGGTATAGAACTCGGCTTCAATCAGTTTGTTCAAGGTATCCAAATTTTTTAGATGCTTATCGAAAGTTGGCGTCTATTTGCATTCAGTTAGGAAGAACTAAAGAAGCTATGGAAGCTTTAGAGCATTGTTATATGAAAGATTCTGAAGACTTGTCGTTACTTCTTTCGTTGTGTCAGTTGTATTTAGAAAGGATGGATTATCTCAGGGCAAAAATAGCTCTGACGAGGGCAGAAGATTTGGCTTTAAAAACCCAAAAAGGGCAACACGCTGTGCGTGCGATCCGATTGCATGTATCTAAAGTTGCTCCTTAGCGGCTTTCAAGCATGTTTCAAAAAGTTTTTTCGTATAAAGTCTTTTTTATTAATATGTTCTGACGTTTTTTCAAGAGAGCATCTTTCTTTTCCTTCTCCTTTTTGAGAGAAGATATTTTCAATGAGAAGTGCTCTTGGAATTTTATAGCTTAGAATCAAAATCATAATACATGTTCCCTCCCATAGGGGATCGTGTTTGTTTTTATGAAATTTAGTAACAATAGGGTTTGTGATGACTAGTGGCATAGAAAGCTTTTGTAAAGTTATTCTTTCAGATACTTCAGACTTCTTTGGAGAAACCTCAGGATCTTCTATTACAACAAAGATAAAAGCAATAACAGTGGTGGCTGCTGCTGTCATTGGGATCATAGTGGCACATGTAGGATTAAGTTTTCTTTCTGGTAACGTGTTAGTTTGCGCTGTAGCAGGCCTTAGCTTAGCTTTAGCTGGAGTTACGTTGTCCGTAATTTCACTGCTTCTTTTGGTTAAACTTTCCAGATTTTATGTGCACAAAAATTTTGATGACAAG
This is a stretch of genomic DNA from Chlamydiifrater phoenicopteri. It encodes these proteins:
- a CDS encoding transglutaminase family protein; translation: MFFVLLVCFTFFYQTIEGHVDSSPADWLPLNGGQKIWSLNPSSLEAHCVYQTLHQDKESANWIQYLTGCPKELVFSLASLVTQVGLRKDDNFFIEKERNQEVVRWLRHQFSESLRDELDLGRELIFNEFGSDPNVEEKIIQYATFLDVLSLRARAIYVLRKGERSLSKEEQDLSLISAINTLLFEEIGIRYPSKREMFEEKFSLLSSVVNGKFGVCLGVSSLYLCIAQRLRIPLEIVTPPGHIYLRYLKGSGEYLNIETTAGGCHYETERYEGVDVKNLIQRSLREVIGLTFMNQGSFFLYAKDYTRAAFFYRKASSILGDSLLKELLAVALILSGNETEGEQLLKQLKDDKTQAGSITAQYLNGRINKDALETVFSEPKDNYEDLTRYRTRLQSVCSRYPNFLDAYRKLASICIQLGRTKEAMEALEHCYMKDSEDLSLLLSLCQLYLERMDYLRAKIALTRAEDLALKTQKGQHAVRAIRLHVSKVAP